TTTTGAGCCGAATATCATTCCCGAAATGCAGGCAAAAGTGGAGAAGAATGCTGATGGTCATCTTTTATTAACCGCGCATGGGGGTCACGTTTCCCATATTGGTCAAAAAAATGACATTGAAGACCAGTTTTGGGGGATTAATCGCTTGTTAGAGTTTGTGAATGAGGTTTAACTTCTGTTTGCAGGAGATTATTGCTAATCATTTTGCTGAGATTTAAGTCAGCAAGTTTGTCAGCAATGGGTCGTTCATCCACTGTCCAGGTCACGATTTCCTGATTTTGGCTGAGTAAGGTTTCTGTGAGTACAGGGGACTTTAAAATCAAGGAAAAGTGGGGCAGAAGCACAGCATTAGTCAGATTGAGTGTGGCAAGATAGCCTTGAGAATATTGCTTGGGATCAGCGATTCCATAACCGGTTCTGAATTGAGGAAACTGTTCGCGAACGGTTGCTATAAACTGATGATCGAATGAAGCAATGATGCAGCGTTCGCGAAGCGTCTCCGAAGGAGAATCGCGCCACTGATCCAACTGCTTCATCAACGCCCTAACCCTTGGAGACGACCAATTTTGCGGGGACTTCAACTCGATATACAACTGCACTGGTGTTTCAGAAAAGAGGGCTAAAACTTCTTCTAATGTCGGGATCGGTTCCTTGGCAAAACGAGAATCGAACCAACTTCCCGCATCCAGTGCTTGCAATTGGGCTAGAGTTTTTTCTGCTACTTTTCCCTGACCATTAGTGGTGCGGTCAACGCTTGCATCATGAATGACCACTGGTATGCCATCAGCAGATAGATGAACATCAAATTCAACGCCCACAATGGGTTGTTTTAAAGCCGCTTGAAAGCTGGCTAAGGTATTCTCTGGTGCCATTGCACTGTAACCGCGATGGGCAATTAGATTAGTCATTAGTCATTAGTCATTA
Above is a genomic segment from Cyanobacteria bacterium GSL.Bin1 containing:
- a CDS encoding glycerophosphodiester phosphodiesterase — its product is MTNLIAHRGYSAMAPENTLASFQAALKQPIVGVEFDVHLSADGIPVVIHDASVDRTTNGQGKVAEKTLAQLQALDAGSWFDSRFAKEPIPTLEEVLALFSETPVQLYIELKSPQNWSSPRVRALMKQLDQWRDSPSETLRERCIIASFDHQFIATVREQFPQFRTGYGIADPKQYSQGYLATLNLTNAVLLPHFSLILKSPVLTETLLSQNQEIVTWTVDERPIADKLADLNLSKMISNNLLQTEVKPHSQTLTSD